In the genome of Hippoglossus hippoglossus isolate fHipHip1 chromosome 12, fHipHip1.pri, whole genome shotgun sequence, one region contains:
- the syk gene encoding tyrosine-protein kinase SYK isoform X3, with protein sequence MPMDTEVYESPYADPDELRSSTVDRNCLFLEDGELGSGNFGTVMKGIYKMRKTEKPVAVKVLKNDDHNPSVREEMLREANVMQQLDNPYIVRMIGICEAENLMLVMELAELGPLNKFLQKNKQTTMKNITELVHQVSIGMKYLEEHNFVHRDLAARNVLLVTQHYAKISDFGLSKAVAEEHNYYKAKGHGKWPVKWYAPECINYFKFSSKSDVWSFGVLMWESYSYGQKPYKGMKGNDVMQMIESGKRMDAPLNCPPEIFALMTTCWTYKADERAGFTIVEQRLRDYYYDIAQ encoded by the exons ATGCCAATGGACACAGAGGTATATGAGAGTCCATACGCAGACCCAGACGAACTCAGGAGCTCCACAGTGGATCGCAACTGCCTTTTCTTGGAGGATGGAGAGCTGGGCTCTGGGAACTTTGGTACAGTCATGAAGGGCATCTACAAGATGAGGAA GACAGAAAAGCCTGTTGCAGTAAAAGTTCTGAAGAACGATGACCACAACCCGTCGGTGAGAGAGGAAATGCTGCGAGAAGCCAACGTCATGCAGCAGCTGGACAATCCTTACATCGTCCGGATGATTGGCATCTGTGAGGCAGAGAACCTCATGCTGGTCATGGAGCTGGCTGAGCTCGGACCTCTCAACAAgttcctgcagaaaaacaa GCAAACTACCATGAAGAACATCACAGAGCTGGTCCATCAGGTGTCTATAGGGATGAAGTACCTGGAGGAGCATAACTTTGTCCACAGGGACCTTGCTGCCAGGAACGTGCTGCTGGTCACGCAGCACTATGCCAAGATCAGTGACTTTGGCCTCTCCAAAGCTGTCGCAGAGGAGCATAACTACTACAAG GCCAAGGGTCATGGGAAGTGGCCAGTGAAATGGTACGCTCCTGAATGTATCAACTACTTCAAGTTCTCATCCAAAAGTGATGTGTGGAGCTTTGGAGTGCTCATGTGGGAGTCCTATTCCTACGGCCAGAAACCATACAAG GGAATGAAAGGAAATGATGTCATGCAGATGATTGAAAGTGGAAAGCGTATGGACGCTCCACTGAACTGTCCACCAGAGATATTTGCCCTCATGACAACTTGCTGGACATACAA GGCAGATGAAAGAGCTGGATTCACCATAGTTGAGCAAAGACTACGAGACTATTATTATGACATCGCACAGTGA